The genomic segment AGTAGGGAATTGGGCTTCAGGATACTATGTGGGGCATTAGAGAACAAATCTTAATATTCTAATTATTCATATCTTAAAGATTCAATAGGATCTTTTCTGGATGCTCTTATTGCAGGCGCAAGACCAAATATTACTCCAACGATAAAGGATATTGAGAATGCTATAAGAATAAAATTTAAATCTATCACTGGAGAAAGTGGAGTAAAACGATCTACCGCAAAACTAGCAGCGAAAGCAAGTAATACTCCCAATAAACCACCCATAAAACTAACTACAATTGCCTCAATCATAAATTGAATCAATATATCTGAATTTTTAGCGCCCACGGCCTTTCTTATCCCAATCTCACGGGTACGTTCTGTTACTGTAACAAGCATCATGTTCATTATCCCTATTCCGCCAACAATCAAAGAAATTGCGGCAATACTAGCCACCAAGATAGTCAGGAGATCTAGTATATCTTTAGCAATACCTAAAATATCATCTTGTGTTAATACTGAAAAGTCCTCCGTACCTTTATGATTGTCTAGAATAGTTGATTTGATTTGAGAAACTGCAGCATCCACATTCTGATTTGAGTCAGCTTTGCAAATAATCCTAAAGATTTGGTCTGATTTGGTTATATCAATCGCTGTTGTTCGAGGCATCGTTGAAAAACCGGCGAAACTAAATCCTCCAAACTGAAAATTCTGTTCCTTTTTCTTGGTATAACCTATAATCTCGAGGGTCGTATCTCTAAAAGTAACCTTTTTTCCTACAGGGTCTTGATCGGAAAATAACTCATCTTTTACAGCTGATCCAATTACTACTACCTTACTCTTATTATTGATATCATCATCATTAATATATCTTCCACCACCAAGTTCACCATTCATGGCATCTGCTAAGGCTGGGGTTGAAGAAACCATTATAGCAGAAGAAGCTATTTGTTTATTATAAACAAGGGATCCGCCCAATAAAGATATCGGCGCAACATCTTTAATTTTATCAGCCTTTTTTTGAATATCTTCCACATCCTTGTTTGTAAGAGTATTCTCCCCAACTGTAGCAACCGGATTAAAACTTTTCCCTTTTTCGATCTTGCCCGGAACGACAAAAATTACGTTAGTTCCAAATGATTCAATCATCTTTGACACACTGTTTTTCGCTCCCTCGCCTATTGCTAACATTAAAACCACTGAACCAACTCCAATAATTACTCCTAAAACTGTTAAGAAAGAACGTGCTTTATTACTAAATATTGAGTTAAAGGCAATCTTAAAGTTATCGAGAAACATTTTCATCTCCTACTATAGAACCATCTTTCATTTTAATGATTCTATTGGCATATCTTGCTTTTTCTATATCATGAGTAACTAAAATGACAGTGATTCCTTCTTTATTCAAATCTTGGAAAATTTTCATAATTTCTTCGCCACGCTTTGAATCTAAGTTCCCCGTAGGCTCATCTGCTAATATAATATCCGGATTATTGGCTAAAGCTCTTGCAATAGCTGCTCTCTGTATCTCTCCTCCAGATATTTGATTAGGTCTAAATGATGATCTTCCCTCTAAGCCCACTTTTTTTAGCAATGTTAGAGTTCTTTCTCTTCTCTCTACTTTAGACACTCTTTTATAAACCATTGGTAATTCCACATTAGACAGTATAGAGATTCTTGGAATAAGATTGAAATTCTGGAAAACAAAACCAATTCTGTTTTTTCTCAAATTAGCCAGTTTTTTATCATTCATCCCTGAAACTTTTTGTCCATCAAGCTTATATACTCCGGAAGTAGGTCGCACAAGTGCGCCTATAATATTCATAAGCGTGGATTTCCCTGAACCTGAAGAGCCAATAATAGCAATAAAATCACCTTTGTTAATATTTAAATTAATATTTAACAATGCTTTTACTTGAACCGATTCACTTGTGAATGTTTCTGATATATTATTGAGCTCTATTTGAATCATCTAGTTTTTCCTTTAATTTACATTTGCGAATATACAAAATAATGATTACATGAATTCTATAAAAATAATACTACTTATCATCTAATTGGCAAATTACAATGTGATTGCACGAGATTTAATCCTATGGTTTAATATAATTAAACTAATTAGAGGTCTCTAAGTGGCTGATGCAAAAATAGAGAAATTATTAACAGAAGCAGGGGTAACAAAGGACCAGCTTACAGAAGCAACTCAGGAAAGCAAAAAGAATAAAAAACCAGTAGAGCTAGTACTAAAAGAAAAAAAGATATTATCTGAAAAAGATTATGCAAAAATAAAAGCCAGCATAGTGAAAGTCCCCTTTGTGGATCTTTCCAATTTAACTGTCGCTCAAAATATAATACAGCACATCCCTGAAGACGTAGCAAAAAAATATCACATAGTAGCTTTTGATATCGATAACAAAACAAAAACGCTTAAGGTTGCCACTACACAACCAGAAGAATATACGGTCTTGGAATTTGTCCAAAAAATAATCGGCTCAGAAATTGAACCACACATGGCAACAGCTTCTGACATTACAAAATTACTAGACCGCTATAGCGGTATACAAACAGAAGTAGAAAAAGCTATCGAAACTGACAAAATCCTGCCAGGCAGCCAAAAAGAACTGGAAAGTATAAGCGCTGTAGATATAATCAAACAAGACTCGCCAATAGCTAAGCTCATAAATACTATTTTTGAACATGCTGTTGTAGGAGGA from the bacterium CG_4_10_14_0_2_um_filter_33_32 genome contains:
- a CDS encoding macrolide ABC transporter ATP-binding protein — encoded protein: MQIELNNISETFTSESVQVKALLNINLNINKGDFIAIIGSSGSGKSTLMNIIGALVRPTSGVYKLDGQKVSGMNDKKLANLRKNRIGFVFQNFNLIPRISILSNVELPMVYKRVSKVERRERTLTLLKKVGLEGRSSFRPNQISGGEIQRAAIARALANNPDIILADEPTGNLDSKRGEEIMKIFQDLNKEGITVILVTHDIEKARYANRIIKMKDGSIVGDENVSR